Proteins co-encoded in one Acidobacteriota bacterium genomic window:
- a CDS encoding thioredoxin domain-containing protein, with the protein MQYLILRRKGSLKKRAIVLSAVFAASVCAASISQAQAGAAAAAQPASQAAPAPKPPLQLQSLDPSSRPDPFPPVNAKYFTAATPTVDTVNAFLKALWGYDPNRIWRVEAIQTTQAPGVSKVIVFISDKSPNAKVASSSFFVTPDGKHAIADNSNVINFGATPFADTRKLLQDRADGAYRGAASKDLMLVEFADLQCPHCKEAQATMDKLAQDFPNARIVFQNFPLVEIHPFALKAAEYGYCITKQKNDAFFTYASAVFDNQAALTPDAGDKTLKDAVTKAGLDPAAIDACAATEQTKKAVEASIKLAQDVAVEQTPMLVVNGHMLPLNGVPYETLKTVISYQAAQDGVSTGAVAPRTPPTLGSR; encoded by the coding sequence ATGCAGTATTTGATCTTGCGAAGGAAGGGTTCCTTGAAGAAAAGAGCTATCGTTTTATCGGCAGTGTTCGCAGCATCGGTTTGCGCAGCTTCGATCAGTCAGGCTCAGGCAGGAGCCGCGGCGGCTGCTCAACCAGCATCTCAGGCGGCGCCCGCTCCCAAGCCTCCGTTGCAGTTGCAGTCGCTCGATCCTTCGAGCCGCCCCGATCCGTTTCCACCGGTCAATGCCAAGTACTTTACGGCTGCTACACCAACGGTCGACACGGTTAATGCGTTCTTGAAAGCCCTATGGGGCTACGATCCGAACCGTATCTGGCGGGTCGAGGCTATACAGACTACACAGGCGCCCGGTGTCAGCAAAGTCATCGTGTTTATCTCGGACAAGAGTCCGAATGCAAAGGTTGCTTCCTCATCGTTCTTCGTAACGCCGGATGGAAAACATGCCATTGCGGACAATTCCAACGTAATCAACTTTGGCGCGACCCCATTTGCAGATACCCGCAAGCTGCTGCAGGACAGGGCAGACGGCGCTTATCGCGGTGCGGCAAGCAAGGACCTGATGCTGGTGGAGTTTGCCGACCTGCAATGTCCGCACTGCAAAGAGGCGCAGGCAACGATGGATAAGCTGGCGCAGGATTTCCCGAATGCGCGCATCGTGTTTCAGAACTTTCCGCTCGTAGAGATTCATCCGTTCGCGCTTAAAGCTGCGGAGTACGGCTACTGTATTACGAAACAGAAGAACGATGCGTTCTTTACCTATGCGTCTGCGGTTTTTGACAACCAGGCAGCGCTGACTCCGGATGCGGGCGATAAAACGTTAAAGGATGCGGTGACCAAGGCGGGTCTGGATCCAGCGGCGATTGACGCCTGTGCAGCAACGGAGCAGACGAAGAAGGCCGTTGAGGCATCGATTAAGCTGGCGCAGGATGTTGCGGTTGAGCAGACACCGATGCTGGTGGTGAATGGCCACATGCTGCCGCTGAATGGTGTGCCGTATGAGACGTTGAAGACGGTGATCTCTTATCAGGCGGCGCAGGACGGAGTAAGCACAGGGGCTGTAGCCCCGAGAACTCCGCCAACGCTCGGCAGTCGATGA
- a CDS encoding NCS2 family permease, which produces MRSKLEHYFGFSARHTNWRTEILAGFTTFITMAYIIFVNPAILHETGMPIAAVTVATCLCAAFGSVLMGTLANYPLALAPGMGLNAYFTYTVVKAMHVPWQTALGAVFLSGIIFLILTFTGIRQLLVSAIPHQLHAAVAGGIGLFIAFIGFRNAGIIVPNPSTTVALGNLKTPATALALFGLVLIAVLQALRVRAAMLIGVLGTMGVGLLFGQVHWQPIPYNLSALRETAFHLDISGALHIGAAEIVFVFLFVDLFDNIGTLVAVADRANLMTAKHSIPRLNRIFFADATATILGSLTGTSTVTSYIESSAGVAAGGRTGVTAIVTGLLFALSLFVAPLLGAIPSFATSPALILVGGLMLTGLGKIEWNEPVIAIPAFLTVTTIPLTWSIADGLSFGLTSFAALEIFTGRAKRSSWMLYLLALLFLLRLFFLHRA; this is translated from the coding sequence ATGCGCTCCAAACTTGAACACTACTTCGGTTTTTCTGCACGGCACACAAACTGGCGCACAGAGATCCTCGCCGGCTTTACGACGTTCATCACGATGGCGTACATCATCTTCGTCAATCCAGCCATCCTGCACGAAACCGGGATGCCGATTGCAGCAGTTACCGTAGCAACCTGTCTTTGTGCCGCGTTTGGCAGTGTACTGATGGGGACGCTGGCCAACTATCCTCTGGCTCTCGCGCCAGGAATGGGGCTGAACGCTTACTTCACCTATACCGTCGTTAAGGCAATGCACGTCCCTTGGCAGACCGCACTGGGAGCAGTCTTCCTCTCTGGCATCATATTTTTGATCCTCACGTTTACCGGCATTCGCCAGCTGCTTGTCAGCGCAATTCCTCATCAACTCCATGCAGCCGTCGCTGGCGGAATAGGCCTCTTCATCGCCTTTATCGGCTTCCGAAACGCAGGTATCATCGTCCCGAATCCGTCGACTACTGTCGCACTCGGTAACCTGAAAACACCCGCCACAGCGTTGGCACTCTTTGGGCTTGTGCTTATTGCGGTGCTACAGGCGCTCCGAGTACGAGCCGCTATGCTGATTGGCGTATTGGGAACCATGGGCGTTGGATTGCTCTTCGGACAGGTCCACTGGCAGCCCATCCCGTACAACTTGTCGGCACTCCGCGAAACTGCGTTTCATCTCGATATCTCTGGCGCACTGCACATCGGCGCGGCCGAAATTGTCTTTGTCTTTTTATTTGTCGACCTGTTCGACAACATCGGCACATTAGTCGCGGTTGCGGACCGCGCCAATTTGATGACGGCGAAACACAGCATTCCTCGCCTCAATCGCATCTTCTTTGCAGATGCCACCGCGACAATTCTCGGTTCACTCACAGGCACAAGCACCGTAACCAGTTACATAGAATCTTCAGCTGGAGTTGCAGCAGGAGGACGGACCGGCGTTACCGCAATCGTCACTGGACTCCTCTTTGCACTTTCTCTCTTTGTTGCTCCTTTGCTGGGCGCCATCCCCAGCTTTGCGACATCGCCAGCGCTCATCCTCGTCGGCGGACTCATGCTTACCGGTCTGGGAAAGATCGAATGGAACGAACCCGTCATCGCGATCCCGGCGTTCCTGACGGTAACCACAATCCCGCTCACCTGGTCGATTGCAGACGGCCTCAGCTTCGGCCTCACCAGCTTCGCCGCTCTCGAGATATTCACCGGCCGGGCGAAACGTTCAAGCTGGATGCTCTATCTGCTCGCTCTGCTTTTTCTTCTCCGGCTGTTTTTCCTTCATCGAGCATAG
- a CDS encoding cupin domain-containing protein, giving the protein MTAEDVKKLLRLEPHPREGGWFMQTYAAVESIPVQTLFDRYNGARRLSTAIFYLLEPDTFSEMHRLRSDEMFHFYAGDAVEMLQLLPGGTGRSIVIGNDLLRGQKPQVLVEHDVWQGARLIPGGAWALLGCTVAPGFEYEDYDSASRSELTALWPEFAGQIAELTRR; this is encoded by the coding sequence ATGACTGCGGAAGATGTGAAGAAACTGCTGCGCCTGGAACCACACCCTCGGGAGGGCGGATGGTTCATGCAGACTTATGCGGCCGTAGAGAGCATTCCTGTGCAGACATTATTCGATCGCTACAACGGAGCGCGACGACTCTCTACAGCGATTTTTTACCTGCTGGAGCCGGATACCTTTAGCGAGATGCATCGACTGCGTTCCGATGAGATGTTCCACTTTTATGCTGGCGATGCGGTCGAGATGCTGCAACTGCTGCCAGGAGGAACAGGGAGGTCGATTGTGATTGGGAACGACCTCCTGCGCGGACAGAAGCCGCAGGTCCTGGTGGAGCACGACGTGTGGCAGGGGGCGAGGTTGATTCCAGGCGGGGCCTGGGCGCTGCTTGGCTGCACGGTCGCTCCAGGGTTTGAATATGAAGACTACGATTCGGCCAGCCGCAGCGAACTCACGGCCCTGTGGCCGGAGTTCGCTGGACAGATTGCAGAGCTTACGCGCCGTTAG
- a CDS encoding peroxidase: MAPLSNDDFKDMQGLLRFGYGKLTQACFLLLRIDESASASRWLGQAPVTTAETQNPPPSRALQIAITAQGLKKLRVPEEVINAFSPEFISGMTGEDNRSRRLGDVGANSPDQWLWGQQSSVPDIVVLLYEQSSLHEWKNTIESQVESSGFALLRTLVTTNMGGVEPFGFVDGVSNPAVDWERRRDSSGDKLSYGNLSMLGEFVLGYPNEYGRYTTRPILENSTADLPNAEDAPAKKDLGRNGTYLVMRQLDQDVHGFWQFLNEQTGGDSDHAQKLAELFVGRRMSGESLPPQSNEPIEGVGPAADDIRRNQFTFDSDPQGVLCPFGSHIRRANPRNIDLPSDTPRGALGRLSRILALNRVLSKDPAPLHFDRVASTRFHRLIRRGREYGPPLTQDQRKAAPIPNEPASGLHFICLNANIGRQFEFIQGSWLQSTTFDGLRDEDDPLVGIRQTAAGCPASRFSLPTDAGLRQQIHNIPRFVTVRGGAYFFLPGIRALRYIARVGTSS; this comes from the coding sequence GTGGCTCCCTTATCCAACGACGATTTTAAGGACATGCAAGGCCTGCTACGCTTTGGCTACGGCAAGCTCACACAGGCTTGCTTTTTGCTGCTTCGCATCGACGAGTCTGCATCTGCATCAAGATGGCTTGGACAAGCACCTGTTACAACTGCGGAGACACAAAACCCTCCGCCATCTCGTGCATTACAGATCGCTATTACCGCTCAAGGGTTGAAAAAATTACGCGTTCCAGAAGAAGTCATCAATGCCTTTTCGCCTGAATTCATCTCCGGCATGACAGGCGAAGACAATCGCTCGCGCAGGCTGGGCGACGTTGGAGCAAACTCTCCCGATCAATGGTTATGGGGACAACAGAGCTCAGTGCCAGACATCGTTGTCCTGCTCTATGAGCAGTCGTCCCTCCACGAATGGAAAAATACGATTGAGTCGCAGGTAGAGAGCTCGGGCTTTGCTCTGTTGCGCACTCTGGTTACGACCAATATGGGCGGCGTCGAGCCCTTCGGATTTGTTGATGGCGTCAGCAACCCGGCAGTCGATTGGGAGAGGAGGCGCGATTCCTCTGGTGACAAGCTCAGCTATGGGAACCTCTCCATGCTTGGCGAATTCGTGCTCGGATATCCAAATGAGTACGGCAGATACACCACTCGCCCGATACTTGAAAATTCAACTGCAGATCTCCCCAACGCTGAAGATGCGCCAGCCAAGAAGGATTTAGGCCGAAACGGAACTTATCTGGTCATGCGTCAACTCGATCAGGATGTCCATGGATTCTGGCAGTTTCTCAACGAGCAAACCGGCGGGGATTCGGATCACGCACAAAAACTCGCAGAGTTGTTTGTCGGGCGTCGCATGTCCGGAGAATCGCTTCCCCCACAGTCGAATGAACCCATCGAAGGCGTCGGTCCTGCTGCGGATGATATACGCCGCAATCAATTTACCTTTGATTCGGACCCGCAAGGAGTTCTGTGTCCCTTCGGTTCGCATATCCGTAGAGCAAATCCGCGTAACATCGATCTCCCTTCCGATACTCCACGGGGAGCGTTAGGAAGGCTGTCTCGTATTCTGGCACTCAACAGGGTTCTCAGTAAAGACCCGGCCCCTCTGCACTTCGACCGAGTCGCATCGACACGTTTTCATCGTCTTATTCGGCGTGGCCGCGAATACGGGCCTCCACTCACGCAGGACCAACGCAAAGCAGCGCCTATACCTAACGAGCCTGCCAGTGGGCTTCATTTCATCTGTCTTAATGCAAACATAGGGCGCCAGTTTGAATTCATTCAGGGCTCGTGGCTTCAAAGCACAACCTTCGATGGGCTGCGAGATGAAGACGACCCACTCGTTGGTATTCGCCAGACTGCGGCTGGATGTCCGGCCAGTCGATTTTCGCTCCCAACGGATGCCGGCCTGCGGCAACAGATTCACAACATTCCCCGTTTCGTTACTGTGCGCGGCGGAGCATATTTCTTTCTACCTGGAATTCGTGCGCTTCGATACATTGCGCGCGTTGGCACTAGTTCGTAA